From Styela clava chromosome 6, kaStyClav1.hap1.2, whole genome shotgun sequence, one genomic window encodes:
- the LOC144424500 gene encoding sodium- and chloride-dependent GABA transporter 3-like: MEAVSTVIIDAYPRHFMKKYSRELLVGLMTVAYIIIGIPFMLEGGIYLFELFNNYAVGGISMLWLTVVEAVAIGHVYGADKFVDNIQLMIGYKVPRYFKICVMWISPLLTSSICLYYFVRYEPPKVDEYRFPPWAQAVGWMLVMSSFLCVPFFAIYKLWSAKAKTLREKFAETRRPIYSSHILELRNNEKSLNETEKIRLETDSELQSFIPDAHYDHGVITENGIKENGDFSHEKMYPVVECITDNGNPV, translated from the exons ATGGAAGCTGTCAGTACTGTTATTATCGACGCCTACCCGCGGCATTTCATGAAGAAATACAGTAGAGAACTTCTTGTCGGACTGATGACGGTTGCCTACATTATAATCGGAATTCCGTTCATGTTGGAG GGCGGGATCTATCTTTTCGAACTTTTCAACAATTATGCGGTCGGAGGAATATCAATGTTATGGCTTACTGTTGTGGAAGCAGTTGCGATTGGCCATGTATATGGAGCAGATAAATTTGTTGACAATATTCAACTTATGATCGGGTACAAAGTTCCTCGATATTTCAAGATTTGTGTCATGTGGATTTCTCCTCTTTTAACATCG AGCATCTGCTTGTATTACTTCGTTCGTTACGAGCCACCTAAAGTTGACGAATACCGATTCCCTCCCTGGGCTCAAGCTGTTGGTTGGATGTTAGTCATGTCATCTTTCCTTTGTGTTCCGTTTTTCGCAATCTACAAACTGTGGTCAGCAAAAGCAAAAACTTTAAGAGAG AAATTTGCTGAAACCAGAAGGCCCATCTACAGTTCACACATTCTAGAATTGAGAAATAACGAAAAATCTTTGAATGAAACTGAAAAAATCAGATTAGAAACCGATTCAGAACTCCAATCTTTCATTCCTGATGCTCACTACGATCACGGAGTCATCACAGAAAACGGTATCAAAGAGAACGGTGATTTTTCCCATGAAAAAATGTACCCCGTTGTTGAATGCATAACTGATAATGGCAATCCTGtttaa
- the LOC144424574 gene encoding uncharacterized protein LOC144424574, which produces MESTTSGITGYTTASLMTTKPNVTLTSGTENGSTTYKQNATTYGASSTNVSYGIGTVELTTLAETTYPAANNCDIIYNSKCFEIKIGVIPTVSFYDAESLCGDRKLANIYDVTHYNLVNNVLRSKIIDPWDWIAVWTGMTYNYKNGQLLQASGQPIELPLIVWQPNNPRAQPSWTGVAVHVLKYEEKREQGLINRSPATLYAGGICEE; this is translated from the exons ATGGAAAGTACGACTTCCGGCATAACTGGTTACACCACTGCATCGTTGATGACTACAAAGCCTAACGTGACCCTAACTTCAG GTACAGAAAATGGCTCGACCACCTATAAGCAAAATGCTACCACTTATGGCGCTTCAAGCACAAATGTCTCATACGGAATTGGAACTGTAGAACTGACCACTTTGGCAGAAACCACCTATCCTGCAGCAA ACAACTGTGACAtcatatataattcaaaatgcTTCGAAATAAAAATCGGGGTTATCCCTACAGTAAGCTTTTATGATGCTGAATCTCTTTGCGGAGATCGCAAACTTGCTAACATATATGACGTCACACACTACAATTTGGTGAACAATGTTTTACGCTCCAAGATTATTGATCCGTGGGACTGGATTGCCGTATGGACTGGTATGACCTATAACTATAAG AATGGTCAACTTCTCCAGGCATCTGGCCAACCCATAGAACTACCATTAATAGTGTGGCAGCCTAACAATCCACGTGCTCAACCATCATGGACAGGGGTAGCTGTTCATGTTTTGAAATACGAAGAAAAAAGAGAACAAGGACTTATTAATCGGTCTCCAGCCACTCTATATGCCGGCGGGATCTGtgaagaataa